A stretch of the Streptomyces sp. NBC_00654 genome encodes the following:
- a CDS encoding DUF6421 family protein: MTEILVHEATEGAIAAAQRVIEHPAWPALKDAVEEIRPWQSKDGSIDFEAEGAPAPDAAAAAVDRVITAVEELSPLLPHDAEYHRALAADLRRWAADGFRVPDFLDSLLAFQPAKDRVDGLQHLVVFAMYTQNGNPDRNLEAVVLRMVWPEWLADLEATRYDNPLFCGITFEDFTAGYDTNSAVLFPETIAVREAPERFSWGGIFCDREAARFRRVTEASVDLLGLELPEDIREMVGDQDRCEQAFVLWDMVHDRTHSHGDLPFDPFMIKQRQPFWMYGLEELRCDLTAFKEAVKLEADGFGQGRDVQYAVLFDRMFRFPVTGERVRNYDGLGGQLLFAYLHKHDVVRWTDNTLKIDWERAPQVTNQLCAEIEKLYRDGIDRPKLVHWFAAYDLVATYLSPHPGSRWAKGPDALDLSLPPRKLVDDVLPDEFPLSMFYEALSKKLKNVIASTKGITATNAERAAA; the protein is encoded by the coding sequence ATGACGGAAATTCTTGTGCACGAAGCCACCGAAGGTGCGATAGCTGCTGCCCAGCGGGTGATCGAGCACCCGGCCTGGCCCGCGCTCAAGGACGCCGTGGAGGAGATCCGGCCCTGGCAGTCCAAGGACGGTTCCATCGACTTCGAGGCCGAGGGCGCCCCGGCACCCGACGCCGCCGCGGCCGCCGTCGACCGGGTGATCACCGCGGTCGAGGAGCTCTCCCCGCTGCTTCCGCACGACGCCGAGTACCACCGTGCTCTCGCCGCGGACCTGCGCCGCTGGGCGGCGGACGGTTTCCGGGTGCCGGACTTCCTCGACTCGCTGCTCGCCTTCCAGCCCGCCAAGGACCGTGTGGACGGCCTCCAGCACCTGGTCGTCTTCGCGATGTACACGCAGAACGGCAACCCCGACCGCAACCTCGAAGCGGTCGTGCTGAGGATGGTCTGGCCCGAGTGGCTCGCCGACCTCGAAGCCACCCGCTACGACAACCCCCTCTTCTGCGGCATCACCTTCGAGGACTTCACCGCCGGCTACGACACCAACTCCGCGGTGCTCTTCCCGGAGACCATCGCCGTGCGCGAGGCCCCCGAGCGCTTCAGCTGGGGCGGCATCTTCTGCGACCGCGAAGCCGCCCGCTTCCGCCGGGTGACCGAGGCGTCCGTCGATCTCCTCGGCCTGGAGCTGCCCGAGGACATCCGCGAGATGGTCGGCGACCAGGACCGCTGCGAGCAGGCCTTCGTGCTCTGGGACATGGTCCACGACCGCACCCACAGCCATGGCGACCTGCCGTTCGACCCCTTCATGATCAAGCAGCGCCAGCCGTTCTGGATGTACGGCCTGGAGGAGCTGCGCTGTGACCTCACCGCCTTCAAGGAGGCCGTGAAGCTGGAGGCCGACGGCTTCGGCCAGGGCCGGGACGTGCAGTACGCCGTACTGTTCGACCGGATGTTCCGCTTCCCCGTCACCGGCGAGCGCGTCCGCAACTACGACGGCCTCGGCGGTCAGCTCCTCTTCGCGTACCTCCACAAGCACGATGTCGTCCGCTGGACCGACAACACGCTGAAGATCGACTGGGAGCGCGCCCCGCAGGTCACCAACCAGCTCTGCGCCGAGATCGAGAAGCTCTACCGCGACGGCATCGACCGTCCCAAGCTGGTCCACTGGTTCGCCGCGTACGACCTGGTCGCGACCTATCTCTCTCCGCACCCCGGCTCGCGCTGGGCCAAGGGTCCGGACGCCCTGGACCTCAGTCTGCCCCCGCGTAAGCTCGTTGACGACGTGCTTCCGGACGAGTTTCCCCTGAGCATGTTCTATGAGGCGCTTTCCAAGAAGCTGAAGAACGTGATCGCCTCCACCAAGGGGATCACCGCGACGAATGCAGAGCGGGCAGCCGCGTGA
- a CDS encoding glycerophosphodiester phosphodiesterase family protein has product MGVEPENTLRSFVRAEQAGMDAIELDLHLSRDGALAVMHDADVGRTTDGTGPIAGKTLAELRELDAGQGERVPVFEEVLDTVASPLQAEIKDAAAARALAGVMVRRGLAGRVEVSSFHDEAVAEIARLVPGVRTVLIASRWGGDVVERAKAVGAATLALNIRRLTLEVVEEAHREGLKVIGWVVNTQDHLRLVRALGLDGATTDFPEIRRAGRFTA; this is encoded by the coding sequence ATGGGCGTCGAACCGGAGAACACCCTGCGGTCCTTCGTCCGCGCCGAACAGGCCGGGATGGACGCCATCGAGCTGGATCTCCATCTGAGCAGGGACGGCGCGCTCGCCGTGATGCATGACGCCGACGTGGGCCGCACGACGGACGGCACCGGGCCGATCGCCGGGAAGACCCTCGCCGAACTGCGCGAGCTGGACGCCGGACAGGGAGAGCGGGTGCCCGTCTTCGAGGAGGTCCTCGACACCGTCGCCTCACCGCTCCAGGCGGAGATCAAGGACGCCGCGGCCGCGCGTGCGCTGGCGGGGGTGATGGTGCGGCGTGGACTCGCCGGCCGGGTGGAGGTGTCCTCGTTCCACGACGAGGCGGTGGCCGAGATCGCCCGCCTCGTACCCGGAGTACGGACGGTGCTCATCGCCAGCCGTTGGGGCGGCGATGTGGTGGAACGGGCCAAGGCCGTGGGCGCGGCGACGCTCGCGCTGAACATCCGGCGCCTCACCCTGGAGGTCGTCGAGGAGGCGCACCGCGAGGGCCTGAAGGTGATCGGATGGGTGGTGAACACCCAGGACCACCTGCGGCTGGTGCGCGCGCTGGGCCTGGACGGCGCGACGACCGACTTTCCGGAGATCCGCCGCGCCGGACGGTTCACCGCCTGA
- a CDS encoding GNAT family N-acetyltransferase, with the protein MDTALPLEPDRLTFRDATEDDIPALVVLVESAYRGDSSRAGWTTEADILQGQRTDEDGVRAVVTAPSGRLLVVERDGALVACCQLEHRGEAAYFGMFAVRPGLQGAGLGKKIIAEAERTVREDWGVSEMHMTVISVRDELIAWYERRGYRRTGELTPFPYGEERFGIPQRPDLAFELLVKTL; encoded by the coding sequence ATGGACACCGCCCTGCCCCTCGAACCGGACCGGCTCACCTTCCGCGACGCGACCGAGGACGACATCCCGGCGCTCGTGGTGCTGGTCGAGTCGGCCTACCGCGGCGACTCCAGCCGGGCCGGCTGGACCACGGAGGCGGACATCCTCCAGGGGCAGCGCACCGATGAGGACGGGGTGCGCGCCGTGGTCACCGCGCCCTCCGGCCGGCTGCTCGTGGTCGAGCGGGACGGCGCACTGGTCGCCTGCTGCCAGCTCGAACACCGGGGCGAGGCCGCGTACTTCGGCATGTTCGCGGTGCGGCCCGGTCTCCAGGGCGCCGGTCTCGGCAAGAAGATCATCGCCGAGGCGGAACGCACGGTCCGGGAGGACTGGGGCGTGAGCGAGATGCATATGACGGTGATATCCGTGCGCGACGAGCTGATCGCCTGGTACGAGCGCCGCGGCTACCGCCGTACGGGAGAGCTCACCCCGTTCCCGTACGGCGAGGAGCGCTTCGGTATCCCGCAGCGCCCGGACCTGGCCTTCGAGCTGCTGGTGAAGACCCTGTAA
- a CDS encoding DUF5134 domain-containing protein, with product MHGPALTGWLLMVLCGVTGAYCLLRTRSGGPQERSTARAEALMGFGMAAMAVPAAVLTPPAWAWAVYAALFGGAALRAMWSVRRGGHHLHHLVGSLAMVYMALMMAPGITWSGGHAGHGAPGPAAPEAGGIPLLTGALLVYYAFYVLRSAGRLIPVAVPAGGTGGFGGAGGVGGAGPARGAGGTGGGWGDRPELTLACRLTMGMAMFAMLLTL from the coding sequence GTGCACGGACCGGCCCTGACCGGCTGGCTGCTGATGGTGCTGTGCGGGGTGACGGGCGCGTACTGCCTGCTGCGTACGCGCAGTGGTGGCCCGCAGGAACGCAGCACCGCGCGCGCGGAGGCGTTGATGGGATTCGGTATGGCGGCGATGGCCGTGCCGGCCGCCGTGCTCACGCCCCCGGCGTGGGCCTGGGCGGTGTACGCGGCGCTGTTCGGCGGCGCCGCGCTGCGGGCCATGTGGTCCGTCCGGCGCGGGGGGCACCATCTGCATCATCTGGTCGGTTCGCTGGCCATGGTCTACATGGCCCTGATGATGGCCCCGGGCATCACGTGGAGCGGTGGGCACGCCGGGCATGGCGCCCCGGGCCCCGCCGCGCCGGAGGCCGGAGGGATACCCCTGCTGACCGGCGCCCTGCTGGTGTACTACGCGTTCTATGTGCTGCGGTCCGCCGGGCGCCTGATACCCGTGGCCGTCCCCGCGGGCGGTACGGGCGGCTTCGGAGGTGCGGGAGGCGTCGGAGGTGCGGGGCCTGCGCGCGGCGCGGGCGGTACGGGCGGTGGCTGGGGCGACCGGCCCGAGCTCACGCTGGCCTGCCGGCTCACGATGGGGATGGCGATGTTCGCGATGCTGCTCACCCTGTGA
- a CDS encoding M56 family metallopeptidase, with amino-acid sequence MLVSLVLLLLGALAALVTPRLMARARWPEREPVVALWVWQCVVAAVLLSFGLSMTFSAAAAWQAVRGQVFAPAPRAVVEAYALAAYGPWSAVIAVLLALGGVWSATMLFREIRRARRRRGQRRAELLVRSPLLPGEEPGSGRLVVLEGERPDAWWLPGAAPQLVITTAALGRLKGRQLDAVLAHEQGHAQARHDWLLNCSSALATGFPQIPVFAAFRDEMHRLVELAADDVASRRFGRLTIALALVELNEDRGVFGPCPTPQAEVPLRVNRLLAPVERLTAGRRLRLTAAAALVPVVPLLVAFIPGLSALG; translated from the coding sequence ATGTTGGTCTCCCTCGTGCTGCTGTTGCTCGGTGCGCTGGCCGCCCTGGTGACCCCGCGACTGATGGCGCGGGCCCGTTGGCCGGAGCGCGAGCCCGTGGTGGCGCTGTGGGTGTGGCAGTGCGTGGTGGCGGCGGTGCTGCTGTCGTTCGGCCTGTCGATGACGTTCAGCGCGGCCGCCGCGTGGCAGGCGGTCCGCGGCCAAGTCTTCGCCCCCGCGCCGCGCGCCGTCGTGGAGGCCTACGCACTGGCGGCGTACGGACCGTGGTCGGCCGTCATCGCGGTACTGCTGGCCCTCGGGGGCGTCTGGAGCGCCACCATGCTGTTCCGGGAGATCCGCCGCGCGCGGCGCCGCCGAGGGCAGCGTCGCGCCGAACTGCTGGTCCGCTCCCCGCTGTTGCCCGGCGAGGAGCCCGGCAGCGGGCGGCTCGTGGTGCTGGAGGGCGAGCGTCCCGACGCCTGGTGGCTTCCCGGCGCAGCTCCCCAACTGGTCATCACCACCGCCGCGCTGGGCCGCCTGAAGGGCCGTCAGCTGGATGCGGTGCTCGCCCATGAGCAGGGGCACGCCCAGGCTCGGCACGACTGGCTGCTCAACTGCTCCTCGGCGCTGGCGACCGGCTTCCCGCAGATCCCCGTGTTCGCCGCGTTCCGCGACGAGATGCACCGGCTGGTCGAGCTGGCCGCCGACGATGTGGCATCGCGTCGTTTCGGCCGGCTCACGATCGCGCTCGCGCTGGTCGAACTCAACGAGGACCGCGGGGTGTTCGGCCCCTGCCCGACGCCGCAGGCGGAAGTGCCGCTGCGGGTGAACCGGTTGCTGGCCCCGGTCGAGCGGCTCACGGCCGGCCGTCGGCTGCGGCTGACCGCCGCGGCCGCGCTGGTGCCGGTCGTTCCGCTGCTGGTGGCGTTCATTCCCGGGCTCAGTGCCCTGGGATAG
- a CDS encoding phosphatase PAP2 family protein — MHTPPSYRPGRPRTAPRALRAAGVSACLAALLMVLVVTRWSPLMSLDRTVAGELHRHAVSEPGLVHLNRVLTDWVWDPWTMRALVAVVVIGLWWHGARLLAGWVAATSLVSTLVQQGLKAAVGRERPEWPDPVDSAHYAAFPSGHVMTAVVTCGLFLWLLRVFGAGPRVWRGALVVAGISVAGVGFTRIYLGVHWMTDVLEGVLLGVAVVAFSIAGHHAWTARTTTGAAAPRHDG; from the coding sequence ATGCACACCCCACCCTCGTACCGGCCCGGCCGACCCCGTACCGCCCCGCGTGCCCTTCGGGCGGCCGGCGTCAGCGCCTGCCTCGCCGCGCTGCTGATGGTTCTCGTGGTCACGCGCTGGTCCCCACTGATGTCGCTGGACCGCACGGTCGCCGGGGAACTGCACCGGCATGCCGTGAGCGAACCGGGTCTGGTCCACCTCAACCGGGTGCTGACGGACTGGGTGTGGGATCCCTGGACGATGCGCGCGCTCGTCGCCGTCGTCGTGATCGGCCTGTGGTGGCACGGCGCACGGCTGCTCGCCGGATGGGTGGCGGCGACGAGTCTGGTCTCCACCCTCGTACAGCAGGGCCTGAAGGCCGCAGTCGGCCGGGAGCGTCCCGAGTGGCCCGATCCGGTGGACTCGGCCCATTACGCGGCGTTCCCGTCCGGTCACGTCATGACGGCGGTCGTGACCTGTGGGCTGTTCCTGTGGCTGCTGCGCGTGTTCGGAGCGGGGCCGCGCGTGTGGCGGGGCGCACTCGTCGTGGCGGGAATCTCCGTGGCCGGCGTGGGGTTCACCCGGATCTATCTGGGCGTGCACTGGATGACCGATGTGCTGGAGGGCGTACTGCTGGGCGTGGCCGTCGTGGCGTTCTCGATCGCCGGACACCACGCTTGGACGGCCCGTACGACAACAGGGGCTGCCGCCCCTCGCCACGACGGCTGA
- a CDS encoding N-acetyltransferase, whose product MGGGHRRKCPGRGLTRSPAKARAEIKRLRVDPPARGRGVAPALVEGALTHAAKSGGGHRLRLSVWSRLTGAVALYERAGFTAVGSWDARDGLVRMEHA is encoded by the coding sequence GTGGGCGGCGGCCACCGGCGGAAGTGCCCGGGACGCGGCCTGACGCGGAGCCCGGCGAAAGCCAGGGCGGAGATCAAAAGGCTCAGGGTGGATCCCCCTGCACGGGGGCGTGGCGTCGCCCCCGCCCTCGTCGAGGGGGCGCTGACCCATGCGGCGAAGTCCGGTGGGGGCCATCGGCTGCGGCTCTCGGTGTGGAGCCGGCTCACCGGCGCCGTCGCGCTGTACGAGCGGGCCGGATTCACCGCGGTCGGTTCCTGGGACGCCCGGGACGGGCTCGTGCGCATGGAGCACGCCTGA
- a CDS encoding LVIVD repeat-containing protein: MTSLPTTRVRRRRLGVAAAAAGLFATLLTATTAAATPDPGDAPVQRGGISASQEAEAAAAIKSGEIPGVDEIVHSDNIKHLANIPKDALKGTNTDLAFQGKYAFSGNYDGFRIFDISNPKKPKTVSQVLCPGSQNDISVSGDLLFLSTDSSRNDNSCASTTQPATEKSSWEGMKVFDISDKRNPKYVAAVETACGSHTHTLVPERRNVYVYVSSYSPSEAFPDCRPPHDGISVIKVPRSAPEKAAIVNFPVLFPDGGNPGAPENPGVSRTTGCHDITVLPSKDLAAGACMGDGLLFSIKDPENPKIIDRVQDNVNFAFWHSATFNQDADKVVFTDELGGGGAATCNEEIGPDRGADGIYDIVGRGDHRKLVFRSYFKIDRHQADVEVCVAHNGSIIPVKGRDLMVQAWYQGGISVWDFTNSSKPEEIAYFERGPVTLDGVTTAGSWSAYYYNGYIYSNDIAKGFDVLKLDDRRTDPAKRVRLKELNVQTQPDYFDR; the protein is encoded by the coding sequence GTGACCTCGTTGCCCACCACCCGTGTGCGGCGCAGACGTCTGGGCGTGGCGGCAGCCGCGGCCGGGCTCTTCGCCACTCTGCTGACGGCCACCACCGCAGCCGCGACGCCCGACCCCGGCGACGCCCCGGTACAGCGCGGCGGCATCTCCGCGAGCCAGGAGGCGGAAGCCGCGGCCGCCATCAAGAGCGGCGAGATCCCCGGCGTGGACGAGATCGTCCACAGCGACAACATCAAGCACCTCGCCAACATCCCGAAGGACGCCCTCAAGGGCACCAACACGGATCTGGCGTTCCAGGGCAAGTACGCCTTCTCCGGCAACTACGACGGCTTCCGCATCTTCGACATCAGCAACCCGAAGAAGCCGAAGACGGTCTCCCAGGTCCTCTGCCCCGGCTCGCAGAACGACATCTCCGTCTCCGGGGACCTGCTGTTCCTGTCCACCGACTCCTCGCGCAACGACAACTCCTGTGCCAGCACCACCCAGCCCGCCACGGAGAAGTCCTCCTGGGAGGGCATGAAGGTCTTCGACATCAGCGACAAGCGCAACCCGAAGTACGTCGCCGCCGTCGAGACCGCATGCGGTTCGCACACCCACACGCTGGTGCCCGAGCGCAGGAACGTCTACGTGTACGTCTCCTCGTACTCGCCCAGCGAGGCGTTCCCGGACTGCCGGCCGCCGCACGACGGCATCTCCGTCATCAAGGTGCCGCGCAGCGCGCCCGAGAAGGCCGCGATCGTGAACTTCCCCGTGCTCTTCCCGGACGGCGGGAACCCGGGTGCGCCCGAGAACCCGGGTGTCTCCAGGACGACCGGCTGCCACGACATCACCGTTCTGCCGTCGAAGGACCTGGCCGCCGGCGCCTGCATGGGTGACGGCCTGCTGTTCTCCATCAAGGACCCGGAGAACCCGAAGATCATCGACCGGGTCCAGGACAACGTGAACTTCGCGTTCTGGCACTCGGCGACGTTCAACCAGGACGCCGACAAGGTCGTCTTCACCGACGAGCTCGGCGGCGGCGGCGCGGCCACCTGCAACGAGGAGATCGGCCCGGACCGCGGCGCCGACGGCATCTACGACATCGTGGGCCGCGGTGACCACCGCAAGCTCGTCTTCCGCAGCTACTTCAAGATCGACCGCCACCAGGCCGACGTCGAGGTCTGCGTCGCCCACAACGGTTCGATCATCCCGGTCAAGGGCCGTGACCTGATGGTCCAGGCCTGGTACCAGGGCGGTATATCCGTCTGGGACTTCACCAACTCCTCGAAGCCCGAGGAGATCGCCTACTTCGAGCGCGGTCCCGTCACGCTCGACGGGGTCACCACGGCCGGTTCGTGGTCGGCGTACTACTACAACGGCTACATCTACTCCAACGACATCGCCAAGGGCTTCGACGTCCTGAAGCTCGACGACCGGCGCACCGACCCGGCGAAGAGGGTCCGGCTGAAGGAGCTCAACGTGCAGACGCAGCCGGACTACTTCGACCGCTGA
- a CDS encoding DUF305 domain-containing protein gives MAQEVAVLIRRQSTRVRATALTAAAVAAALALTACDAAEGGGSPKAGSNPGASVVAPGKPGEPARTLSAEEAVKAAGQDTANSADFRYARMMIQHHGQALVMTELVPDRASSTSVKRLAERISAGQKPEIGAMEGWLKSNGGDSRKETHDHSAMPGMASGAQLKELRGARGKTFDELFLKLMITHHQGAITMATEALSEGNNVLVEEMAGDVVAQQTVEIDRMRGLMS, from the coding sequence GTGGCACAGGAGGTCGCCGTGTTGATCCGCCGTCAGTCCACGCGTGTGCGCGCAACCGCCCTCACCGCAGCGGCCGTTGCCGCGGCCCTGGCCCTGACCGCCTGTGATGCGGCAGAGGGCGGCGGAAGCCCGAAGGCCGGGTCGAACCCGGGTGCGTCGGTCGTGGCACCCGGCAAGCCGGGAGAGCCGGCCCGGACGCTCTCCGCCGAGGAGGCCGTGAAGGCCGCCGGCCAGGACACCGCGAACTCCGCCGACTTCCGCTATGCGCGGATGATGATCCAGCACCACGGCCAGGCCCTCGTCATGACGGAACTCGTCCCGGACCGCGCCTCCTCCACATCCGTCAAGCGGCTGGCGGAGCGCATATCCGCAGGCCAGAAGCCGGAGATCGGTGCGATGGAAGGGTGGCTGAAAAGCAATGGCGGAGACAGCCGCAAGGAGACGCACGACCACTCGGCGATGCCCGGCATGGCGAGCGGCGCGCAGCTGAAGGAGTTGCGCGGGGCGCGGGGCAAGACGTTCGACGAACTGTTCCTCAAGCTGATGATCACCCATCATCAAGGGGCGATCACGATGGCCACCGAGGCGCTCTCGGAGGGGAACAACGTGCTGGTCGAGGAGATGGCGGGTGATGTCGTCGCCCAGCAGACGGTGGAGATCGACCGGATGCGCGGACTGATGAGCTGA
- a CDS encoding helix-turn-helix transcriptional regulator, which translates to MAHPAREEIRIENVLHALADPIRLRIVRRLSGAGEELACSRFDLPVSKSTSTHHFRVLRESGVIHQIYRGTAKVSGLRQEDLDALFPGLLDSVLRAADHQARRLGEEGHVRRIAG; encoded by the coding sequence CTGGCCCATCCCGCGCGCGAGGAGATCCGGATCGAGAACGTGCTGCACGCGCTGGCCGACCCGATACGCCTGCGCATCGTCCGCCGACTGTCGGGCGCGGGCGAGGAACTGGCCTGTTCGCGGTTCGACCTTCCGGTGTCCAAGTCCACCTCCACCCACCACTTCCGGGTGCTGCGCGAGAGCGGCGTCATCCACCAGATCTACCGGGGCACCGCGAAGGTCAGCGGCCTGCGGCAGGAAGACCTGGACGCGCTCTTCCCCGGACTGCTCGACAGCGTTCTCCGGGCCGCGGACCACCAGGCCCGACGTCTCGGCGAGGAAGGGCACGTACGACGGATCGCGGGCTGA
- a CDS encoding class I SAM-dependent methyltransferase, with the protein MFTQEGPTFRELAAQALSSTERGYDLLAPKFDHTPYRTPGRVLDAVTRAVRPLGPFDAGLDVCCGTGAGVGVLRQLCRERVTGVDFSAGMLAEARSALPDAAGGPVVDWVRADARALPFTASFDLALSFGAFGHFLPKERPGLFAQVYGALRPGGRFVFPLGAPPVVGSRDYWALFGFDVAMRVRNALWHPQFIMYYRTFRLPDVLGDLTRTGFSVRLLPLTELGPRADGSPRARLVVATRE; encoded by the coding sequence ATGTTCACACAAGAGGGCCCCACGTTCCGCGAGCTGGCCGCCCAGGCGCTCTCCTCCACCGAGCGTGGATACGACCTGCTCGCCCCTAAGTTCGACCACACGCCCTACCGGACACCCGGCCGGGTTCTCGACGCCGTCACCCGCGCCGTGCGTCCGCTGGGACCGTTCGACGCCGGGCTCGACGTCTGCTGCGGCACCGGGGCAGGTGTGGGCGTGCTGAGGCAGCTGTGCCGGGAGCGGGTCACCGGGGTCGACTTCAGCGCGGGCATGCTCGCCGAGGCCCGGTCGGCGCTGCCGGACGCTGCCGGGGGACCGGTGGTGGACTGGGTACGGGCCGACGCGCGGGCACTGCCCTTCACCGCGTCCTTCGATCTGGCGCTGAGCTTCGGCGCGTTCGGGCACTTCCTGCCGAAGGAGCGCCCCGGGCTGTTCGCCCAGGTGTACGGGGCGCTGCGGCCGGGCGGACGGTTCGTCTTCCCGCTGGGCGCGCCGCCCGTGGTGGGATCCCGGGACTACTGGGCGCTGTTCGGATTCGACGTGGCGATGCGGGTGCGCAATGCGCTCTGGCACCCGCAGTTCATCATGTACTACCGCACGTTCAGGCTCCCCGACGTCCTGGGCGACCTGACCCGGACGGGCTTCTCCGTGCGGCTCCTGCCGCTGACGGAGCTGGGGCCGCGGGCCGACGGCAGCCCGCGCGCCCGGCTGGTGGTGGCGACCCGGGAATGA
- a CDS encoding PHP domain-containing protein — MRQPLPEWADPNVPAESLDAQGLSRRGILRRAGLFSAAFAAASLASPAQASGRGGGHGGGHGGGHDGGHGNGHGHGHGGSDPELAYLVGDHHNHSVYSHDAKYTFSQLATAGRRFGLDWMVFTEHSNIGHAEFGAQQEHREILKARARNKRMLIFQGLEWYIPGAEHCTVFSPPGRHEVDLLTRFEAAYDGKLLGYTAGGPTHPDTPRNEAHAVKALQWLAEQRRTGYVDDVLVLANHPMRLGIDSPHELRGWRDAAPGIMIGMEGAPGAQAGAIPGWHPPANVRGEYTNQPSADSWPGYPREAYVTHGGFDWATATVGGLWDAMLAEGKLFTITSNSDVHRVAQDTWVNGAWPPGATFDSTGRLPDPYNTTEPQPGGDFWPGQFSRTHVGVTRYGYRDVMAGLRAGRVWVDHGHLLDAVDVRLRGEHGRGVTLGGRLRARRGEKLTLDVTVTTASRRNPHGLLPKLTHVDVIRGAVTGPAADRDAWRAPDTRVAHTTDVSGRRGTYTLRIPVGRADEPFYLRLRGSDGKRHGTGPLGRSVDPHGPLPHEPGQGNPWLDTWFYTNPVFVDVSGR, encoded by the coding sequence ATGCGCCAGCCCCTGCCCGAATGGGCCGACCCGAACGTCCCCGCCGAATCGCTCGACGCCCAAGGGCTCAGCCGCCGGGGGATACTGCGCCGCGCGGGCCTGTTCAGCGCCGCTTTCGCCGCCGCGTCGCTGGCGTCACCGGCCCAGGCATCGGGCCGGGGCGGCGGTCACGGCGGCGGCCACGGCGGGGGGCATGACGGGGGGCACGGGAACGGCCACGGCCATGGCCACGGTGGCAGTGATCCGGAACTGGCCTACCTGGTCGGTGACCATCACAACCACTCCGTCTACAGCCACGACGCCAAGTACACCTTCTCCCAGCTGGCCACCGCCGGGCGGAGGTTCGGGCTCGACTGGATGGTCTTCACCGAGCACAGCAACATCGGGCACGCCGAGTTCGGCGCACAGCAGGAACACCGCGAGATCCTGAAGGCCCGGGCGCGGAACAAGCGCATGCTGATCTTCCAGGGTCTGGAGTGGTACATCCCCGGTGCCGAACACTGCACCGTCTTCTCCCCGCCCGGACGGCACGAGGTCGACCTGCTCACCCGCTTCGAGGCGGCGTACGACGGAAAGCTGCTCGGCTACACGGCCGGCGGGCCGACGCACCCCGACACGCCCCGCAACGAGGCACACGCGGTCAAGGCCCTCCAGTGGCTCGCCGAACAGCGCCGTACCGGCTACGTCGACGACGTACTCGTCCTGGCCAACCACCCGATGCGGCTCGGCATCGACTCCCCGCACGAACTGCGCGGCTGGCGCGACGCGGCGCCCGGAATCATGATCGGGATGGAAGGCGCACCCGGTGCGCAGGCCGGAGCGATCCCCGGCTGGCACCCGCCGGCCAACGTCCGCGGCGAGTACACCAACCAGCCGTCCGCCGACTCCTGGCCGGGCTACCCGCGCGAGGCCTACGTCACCCACGGCGGCTTCGACTGGGCGACGGCGACGGTCGGCGGACTCTGGGACGCGATGCTGGCCGAGGGCAAGCTCTTCACCATCACCTCCAACTCCGATGTCCACCGCGTCGCCCAGGACACCTGGGTCAACGGCGCCTGGCCGCCCGGCGCGACGTTCGACAGCACCGGCCGCCTCCCGGACCCGTACAACACCACCGAGCCGCAGCCCGGGGGCGACTTCTGGCCCGGCCAGTTCAGCCGTACGCATGTGGGCGTCACCCGGTACGGCTACCGCGACGTGATGGCGGGGCTCCGGGCCGGCCGGGTCTGGGTCGACCACGGTCATCTCCTGGACGCCGTCGATGTCCGGCTGCGCGGCGAACACGGCCGTGGCGTCACCCTCGGCGGCCGGCTGCGCGCCCGGCGCGGCGAGAAGCTCACGCTGGACGTCACGGTGACCACGGCATCCCGCCGCAACCCGCACGGCCTGCTCCCGAAGCTCACCCATGTCGATGTCATCCGCGGCGCCGTCACCGGTCCGGCCGCCGACCGCGACGCGTGGCGGGCCCCCGACACCCGGGTCGCCCATACGACGGACGTCTCCGGGCGCCGTGGAACGTACACACTGCGCATCCCCGTCGGACGCGCCGACGAGCCGTTCTACCTGCGGCTGCGCGGCAGCGACGGCAAGCGCCACGGGACGGGACCGCTCGGCAGGTCCGTCGACCCGCACGGCCCGCTCCCGCACGAGCCCGGACAGGGCAACCCGTGGCTGGACACCTGGTTCTACACCAACCCGGTCTTCGTGGACGTGTCCGGGCGATGA